In Nymphaea colorata isolate Beijing-Zhang1983 chromosome 3, ASM883128v2, whole genome shotgun sequence, a genomic segment contains:
- the LOC126409897 gene encoding uncharacterized protein LOC126409897, giving the protein MADGWTDIKNRTLVNFLVYCPLGTMFLKSVDLSDTPKTADVLFGIFDKVIEEVGPENVVQFITDNAANYKAAGEMLAARYGTFYWSPCAAHCINLMLQDLGERDDMKLTVHRCQEITKFIYNHAYVLNLMRKFTNGAELIRPAQTRFATNVLTVQGIVKQRSSLRQMFSSDDWAAYLHTYKRKATTVVDTIFDADFWESCVHLLKICVPLVKVLRLVDSEDRPSIGYLYESMDRAKEAIRDNMKGKKKLYMPIWKIIDERWSGQLHRPLHAAAYYLNPAVRFLPTFKKDREVEYGMLDCIDVLVSDSKEQDAIHMSINKYDTASGTMARDTTVRCRTTMRPDLWWERFGPDCPELRKLAIRILSQTCSATGCERNWSVFQHIHSKKRNRLEHKRLNDLVYVRYNMKLRQRQLETTSTRKHHNQYDPIFIDHFDILDSWVEEEPAAILDEDDLDFLNVEGAAEIVEEGEAGEEQWNVGDIPFATEGIEEEVNEENEDDDEE; this is encoded by the exons atggcagatgggtggacagacatcaagaacagaacattggtaaacttccttgtatattgccctcttggtactatgttcttaaaatctgttgatttgtctgatactcctaagactgctgatgtgttgtttgggatttttgataaagttatagaagaagttgggcctgaaaatgtcgtacaatttattactgataatgcagcaaattataaagctgcaggtgaaatgttagcagcacgatatgggacattttattggagtccatgtgctgctcactgtataaatcttatgcttcaggatcttggtgaaagagatgatatgaagttgacagttcatagatgccaagaaatcacgaagtttatttacaatcatgcttatgtcttgaatttgatgaggaaattcacaaatggggctgaattaattcgacctgcacaaacacggtttgctacaaatgttttgactgtgcagggtatagtcaagcaaagatcttctctcaggcagatgttttcaagtgatgattgggctgcatatctacatacctataaaagaaaggctacaacagttgtggataccatcttcgatgctgacttttgggaatcatgtgtgcacttattgaagatttgtgtacctctagtgaaagtcctcagattagttgatagtgaagatagaccttctattggatatttatacgagtctatggatagagccaaggaggccattagagataatatgaagggaaaaaagaagttgtacatgcctatatggaagattatagatgaaaggtggtctggacaacttcatcgcccacttcatgcagcagcctactacctaaatcctgctgtTAGAtttcttcccacttttaagaaggacagagaggttgagtatggcatgttggattgcattgatgtattagtaagtgatagtaaagaacaagacgctatccatatgtcgatcaacaaatatgatacggcttctggtaccatggcgagagacacaacagttcgatgcaggacaactatgcgtccag atttgtggtgggaaaggtttgggcctgattgcccagaactaaggaagcttgcaattagaatcctcagtcaaacatgtagtgcaactggatgtgaaagaaattggagtgtatttcagcacatccatagtaagaagaggaataggctggaacataaaaggttgaatgaccttgtttacgttcgttataatatgaagttgagacaaag gcaactagaaacaacatctacgaggaagcatcacaatcaatatgatcctatcttcattgaccattttgatatattagattcttgggttgaagaagaaccagctgcaatacttgatgaggacgatcttgattttttgaatgttgaaggagcagcagagattgttgaagaaggagaggctggggaggagcaatggaatgttggtgacattccatttgcaacagaggggatagaagaagaagttaatgaagaaaatgaagatgatgatgaagaatga